The nucleotide window AGCAGCATCATTTGAGGATATGTCCAATCTGTCAAAGCCTTTAAGGGACAAGCTGGATCAGCATTTTGTGCTGACAACACTCAGCACGATCATCCAGCAGACATCATCTGACGGAACCATCAAATTCCTGTTTGAACTGCATGATGGAGTATCGATCGAGACGGTGCTTATGAGGCATGAATATGGAAATTCAGTTTGTGTCACCACACAGGTGGGCTGCCGTATTGGATGTACATTCTGCGCTTCCACACTCGGCGGTTTAAAAAGGAATCTGGAAGCAGGAGAAATCGTTGCCCAGGTCGTAAAAGTACAACAGGCACTTGATGAGACAGATGAGAGAGTAAGCTCGATTGTCATCATGGGGATCGGCGAACCGTTTGATAACTATGACAACATGCTTTCATTCCTGAAAATCATGAACCATGACAAAGGCATGAATATTGGAGCGCGCCATATTACCGTGTCTACAAGCGGAATCATTCCTAAGATTTATCAATTTGCGGATGAAAATATGCAAATCAACTTTGCGATTTCACTTCATGCTCCGAATACCGAGCTTCGAAGCAGATTGATGCCGATCAACCGAGCATACAAGCTTCCTGATCTAATGGATGCGGTCCGATATTATGTGAACAAAACCGGCCGCAGAATCAGCTTTGAATATGGTCTTTTTGGAGGAGTGAATGATCAGGTTGAGCACGCAGAAGAGCTTGCCCAGCTGGTAAAAGGATTGAAATGCCATATCAATTTGATTCCGGTCAACTATGTACCTGAACGTGATTACGTAAGAACACCTAAGAGCCAGATCTTCAAATTTGAACGCACTCTTCGCGACCGCGGAGTGAATGTAACGATTAGAAGAGAACAAGGGCATGACATTGAAGCAGCTTGCGGACAACTTCGGGCAAAAGAAAGAAAAGAAGAGACGAGGTGACAAGATGAAGGCTGTTTTCATGACAGACAGGGGAAAGGTCCGCCTGCATAATGAAGACAATGGCGGCATCTTTATGAACCCTCACGGACAGCGCCTTGCCATCGTAGCAGATGGCATGGGCGGCCACCGTGCAGGAGATGTAGCCAGTGAAATGACAATCCAGCATCTAAAAGTTCTCTGGGAAACGTCAGCATTGATACATACAGCAGAAGAAGCGGAACAATGGCTGCAGGAATCTGTTGTACAGGTGAATCAGGAGATCTTTCAGCATTCATTGAATAATACGGAATGTGAAGGCATGGGCACAACAATTGTTGCCTCCATTTGCACGAATCTGTTCGCAACAGTGGTGAACATAGGAGACAGCCGCTGTTATTTACTGAATGAAACGGGATTCAAACAGCTGACAGAGGATCATTCTCTCGTCAATGAACTTGTACGTTCCGGACAAATTTCCAAAGAAGATGCAGAGCATCATCCTCGTAAAAATGTTCTATTAAGAGCCCTTGGAACAGAAGAATCAGTGGAGATGGACATTAAGACCATCATCTATGAAGAGTGAGATGTGCTGTTGCTTTGTTCGGATGGCCTTTCCAATAAAGTGAGCCAGGAAGAAATGGAAAGCATCCTGACAGACAATAATATGTCACTGGAAGATAAAGCGGCAGAATTTATTAAAAGGGCCAATCAGTATGGCGGCGAAGATAATATAACTCTTGCAATCGTCGAATACAAGGAATTCAACGAGGGCAGGTGAAAAATATGATCATCGGAAAAAGAATCAGCGGTCGTTATAAAATCAAGGATATGATTGGCGGCGGAGGTATGGCGAATGTCTATCTTGCCCATGATATGATCCTTGACAGGGATGTTGCGGTCAAAATGCTCCGTCTTGATTTTGCCAATGATGATGAATTCATCCGCAGGTTCCATAGAGAGGCACAATCTGCAACGAGTCTGGCCCATCAGAACATCGTCAGTATATATGATGTCGGTGAAGAGGATGGTCTATACTATATTGTGATGGAATATGTCGATGGCCAAACACTGAAGCAATACATACAGCAGCATGCACCCGTTCCTGTTGAAGAAGCCCTAGACATCATGAAGCAGCTGACATCTGCTATCTCTCATGCCCATCACAATCATATTGTCCACCGTGATATCAAGCCGCATAATATTTTGGTAGACAGCAGCGGTACAGTGAAGATCACAGACTTTGGCATTGCGATGGCATTGAGTGCAACGAGCATCACCCAGACGAATTCTGTGCTTGGATCTGTGCATTACCTGTCACCAGAACAGGCCAGAGGCGGCATGGCAAATAAAAAATCGGATATTTATTCAATCGGGATCGTCATGTTCGAATTATTGACAGGCAGACTCCCTTTTTCAGGTGAATCAGCCGTTTCGATCGCATTGAAGCATCTTCAATCAGAAACACCTTCATTAAAAAGGTGGAATCCGCAAATTCCACAGAGCGTAGAGAATATCGTGCTTAAGGCCACTGCGAAAGATCCTTTCCATCGATATGACAATGTCGATGAAATGGAAGATGATCTAAGGACAGCACTTGACAGCAAGCGTCTGAATGAGAGCAAGTTTGTGATTCCTGAGGACGATGAAGCAACCAAAGCAATCCCTATCATAACGAATGACCGGCCTTATCATAATCTTGATGAAACCATTATTCGCAAAGATGCTTTAGACTCCATGGATCAGCCATCAAAGGATAAACCTGTGAAGAAGAAGAAAAAGAAATGGCCAGTGATTTTAACTGTTTTGTTTTTGCTCATACTGACTGCGGGTATTGTCATGGTGACAATGGGGCCAGATCTTTTTGGGCCAAAGGATAAGGAAGTGCCGGATGTAAGTGGCATGGAAGTAGAAGAAGCAGTCGCTGAACTCATGTCTGCAGGTTTTATTATTGGGGACAAAAAAGAGATTAGCGATGAAGAGATCGAAGAAGGAAATGTCATCAGAACAAATCCGAAAGCCGGTAAGATGATAAAAGAGGGAAATAAAATTGATCTTTATATCAGTACTGGCAAAGAAGAAATAGAGTTATCGGATTATACCGACAGGGCCTACGATGATGTCGTCAAACTGCTTGAAGGTAAAGGCTTCAAAGATATCAAAAAAACCGAAGAGCATGATGATAGCGAGCCTGGGACTATTCTGGAACAATATCCTCCTGGTGGGGAGTCTGTTGTCCCCGAGGACACAACTTTGGAATTCAAGGTCAGCATGGGTCCTGAATTGGTAACTCTGGGTGATTTAAAAGAATACAACCAGAGAAATCTCGATCTTTATGCTGACACCACTGGGCTTGTTGTTGAAAGTACGGAGGGTTTTCATGATACCATACCGGCCGGATTGGTTATATCCCAAAAACCTGAAGCGGGAACTCAACTGCCGCCAGGAAGTAAGGTAAGTGTCGTCATTTCAAAAGGACCGGAACCTGTTCCGAAAGAAAAGACGATTGAAATTAACGTACCATACCAGCCTAAAGAAGAAGGCGTTCCACAGGAACTCAAAATCTATATGAATGATGTAAACCATACAGATGAAGCTCCAGTAGATACGATTGAAATCACAGAGGACACAATGATTAGCCTTGATTTCCTAATTGCGCCTGGCAAACAGGGTGAGTATCGAATTCTGCGGGATGGAGAAATCTTTGACAGTGGCAGCGTTGATTATCCAGAAGACTAACAGACAGGGAGTGTTGCTATGCCTGAGGGCAAAATTATCAAGGCGCTGAGCGGTTTTTATTATGTTGCCAATGAGGACGGTATAGTGCAATGCCGCGGCAGGGGGGTTTTCCGCAAGAATAAGGTTACACCCCTTGTTGGTGACGAGGTGGTTTATCAGGCTGAAAATGACACGGAAGGTTATATCCTGGAAGTCAAGGACCGGAAAAATGAGCTGGTCCGTCCGCCGATTGCGAATGTAGACCAGGCCATCCTTGTTTTTTCTGCTGTTGAACCTGGATTCAGTACAACCTTGCTCGACCGGTTTTTGGTTCTTGTTGAGTATAACCACATTGAGCCCCTCATCTGCATTACGAAAATGGATTTGACCAATGAAGAGGAAAAATCACGTCTCGAGGAATATGCAGAAGATTATCGGAAGGCAGGCTATGAGGTTATTTTTACATCCTCTGAAACTTCAGAAGGTCTGGAAAAGCTGAGGCCGCATATTGAAGGTAAGATTTCTGTCTTTGCCGGTCAGTCAGGGGTCGGGAAGTCATCCCTGCTCAATGCAATCAGGCCGGATCTCGAGTTGAAAACCGATGATATATCCTCCCATTTGGGAAGGGGCAAGCATACAACAAGGCACGTAGAGCTGATTACGATTAACAATGGGCTAGTTGCTGACACTCCAGGATTCAGTTCTCTGGAATTCACAGAGATTGAAACGGAAGAGCTGAATTCATGCTTCCCTGATATTGCTGAGTTCAGTGAGAATTGCAAGTTCCGCGGCTGTCTTCACATGGCGGAGCCTAAATGTGGGGTCAAGGCAGCAGTTGAGTCAGGAATTCTGCCTGAATACAGGTATGAGCACTATAAAGACTTTTTGTTAGAAATCAAAGATAGAAAGCCGAGGTATTAAATCATGGTTAAGATCGCACCTTCAATCTTATCGGCAGACTTTGCCCGACTTGGCGAAGAAATAAAGGATGTCGAGCGCGGTGGGGCCGATTATATACATGTGGATGTAATGGATGGGCATTTCGTGCCGAATATCACGATCGGGTCTCTGATTGTCGAGGCAATCAGGCCGGTTACAAAGCTTCCGCTTGACGTTCACCTGATGATCGAGAACCCGGACCAATATATCGAAGCATTTGCCAAGGCAGGGGCCGATTATATCACTGTCCATGTGGAAGCATGCAGGCATCTGCATAGGACCATACAATTGATTAAATCGACAGGGGTCAAGGCAGGCGTCGTCTTGAACCCTGCTACACCAGTTGATAGCCTGAAGCACATAATCGAGGATGTTGATATGGTCCTGCTTATGTCTGTTAATCCTGGATTTGGCGGTCAGAAGTTCATCTCTTCGGTCCTTCCAAAAATCAGGCAGGTTAAAGAACTTGCTGATTCACTAAATCCAGACCTGGAAATAGAGGTTGACGGCGGCGTGAACGAGGAAACAGCCAAGCTTGTAATTGAAGCAGGGGCCAATGTTCTGGTGGCGGGTTCAGCAGTCTTCAATAAAGAAGACAGGGAAGCCGCAATCGCCAGCTTGAGACCATAAAGAAAAGCCAGCCTTGCAGAGGCTGGCTTTTCTTCAATAAGTGGAATCCAGAAACAAAGGAGATTTTTTAATGAGAATTAATTTGGTTGCCGGTGGACCGCGGTACATGATACCAGATTTCCATCTCTATGAAGAGGAAAACGTGGTTTGGATCGGGATCGATAGGGGTGTATTCTATTTATTAGAAGCAGGATTAAATCCCGCAGCAGCATTTGGCGATTTTGATTCCGTTTCCGAAGGAGAAATGGAAAACATTGAAAAGACGGTTGCTGACCTGAAGAAATTCAAGCCGGAAAAAGATGAGACAGATATGGAGCTGGCTCTAAATTGGGCCCTTGACCAGCACCCGGAGTCAATCACCATTTTCGGGGCGACAGGGGGGCGCCTTGACCATTTGATGGCCAATATCCAGCTGCTGGTCAGGCCTCTTGAGAAGGATGATTTTGTACACATCCAGATCATTGATACCCAGAATATCTTATATATAAAAAAACCAGGATGCTATACAGTTAACCCAAATGATGATTTTAAGTACATTTCCTTCCTTCCAATCACACCGTCTGTATCCGGACTGTCACTTGAAAATTTTAAATACCCGTTAATTGATTGTCATATTCCAATGGGCTCGACACTATGTATTAGTAATGAACTTATTAGAGGTCATGGTACTTTTTCTTTTTCCGAAGGCATATTATTAGTAGTAAGGAGCAAGGATTGAGATGTCTTCATTTAGCTCAGGGTTCTTTTCAGCAATATGATTTCTTCCCCTGAAAAGAGCAAATTTTGTATACCCGGGAATATACTATAGGGATACAGAAAGAAGACTGTTTGCGAGAGATGGTGAGGAGGGACGGTATGAGATTCTATACAATCAAACTGCCTAGATTTTTGGGTGGCCTCGTACGGGCGATGTTAGGTGCATTTAAGAAGGATTAAAAACCATTTAGTATGGAGTAATCAAAGATTGAAAACCGATATGCAAGCATTTGGCACCCTGGTTACGGGGTGCTATTATTTTTTCATGAATTGGGCAGAATGAACAGAAGGACGGACGGTGAGTGTTCAGGCAATAAAAAAAGGCACCCTTTATGGATGCCATGCAGCTCACTTCCGGCTGCTGGAGCCAGGCAGCAAGTCTGCGGTTTTTAATTAAACGCGTTCAACTTTACCTGATCTTAGAGCTCTTGCAGATACCCAAACACGCTTTGGCTTACCGTCTACAAGAATACGTACTTTTTGAAGGTTAGCACCCCATGTACGCTTGTTAGCGTTCATTGCGTGGGAGCGTGCGTTACCAGAACGAGTTGATTTACCAGTTACTACACATTTACGTGGCATATGATTTCCCTCCTAACTGACAGAGCTGTTACTATTTTTTGCTGCAATTATTTGCATATCGTCAGAATTGCGAATGAAACAGGACAACCTTTTCTCTGACATACTTTAATAATTTATCATAGAAATTTCCCATTTGCAATACTTCCGGCAAAAGCTATAAAGAAAAAAACCTTGACATATAGTTCAGATTCTTGCTGAATAATAAAGGGAAGTGCAGAATAACTTTAAAAATTGATTGGCTTATAGTAAAATAACTGTAGCATAATGCTATTTTTCCAAAGGGGGAACGAATCATGTCCATCGAGCTAAAAACGAAGTACGGACAAATTGATATATCAAATGATGTCATTGCAACAATTGCAGGCGGTGCAGCAGTTGATTGTTATGGTATTGTCGGGATGGCTTCTAAGAATCAGATCAAGGACGGATTAACAGATATCCTGCGCAGGGAGAATTTTACCCGCGGAGTCATCGTTCGCCAGGAAAATGACGAAGTACATATCGATATGTATATTATTGTGAGCTATGGGACGAAAATTTCCGAGGTTGCCCACAATGTCCAATCAAAGGTTAAGTACACCCTTGATAAAACAGTCGGGCTGGCTGTTGACTCGGTCAATATTTACGTTCAAGGAGTTCGTGTAACGAACCCGTAAGAGGAGGAAAGATTTGTGTCTATTAATGTTCTAGACGGAAAACGTTTTGCGGAGATGGTGATTC belongs to Mesobacillus sp. AQ2 and includes:
- the rlmN gene encoding 23S rRNA (adenine(2503)-C(2))-methyltransferase RlmN, which translates into the protein MEQEKSTRTPATQESVKKSIYSLQLHELKDWLKEQGEKPFRAEQIYDWLYKKRAASFEDMSNLSKPLRDKLDQHFVLTTLSTIIQQTSSDGTIKFLFELHDGVSIETVLMRHEYGNSVCVTTQVGCRIGCTFCASTLGGLKRNLEAGEIVAQVVKVQQALDETDERVSSIVIMGIGEPFDNYDNMLSFLKIMNHDKGMNIGARHITVSTSGIIPKIYQFADENMQINFAISLHAPNTELRSRLMPINRAYKLPDLMDAVRYYVNKTGRRISFEYGLFGGVNDQVEHAEELAQLVKGLKCHINLIPVNYVPERDYVRTPKSQIFKFERTLRDRGVNVTIRREQGHDIEAACGQLRAKERKEETR
- the pknB gene encoding Stk1 family PASTA domain-containing Ser/Thr kinase; its protein translation is MIIGKRISGRYKIKDMIGGGGMANVYLAHDMILDRDVAVKMLRLDFANDDEFIRRFHREAQSATSLAHQNIVSIYDVGEEDGLYYIVMEYVDGQTLKQYIQQHAPVPVEEALDIMKQLTSAISHAHHNHIVHRDIKPHNILVDSSGTVKITDFGIAMALSATSITQTNSVLGSVHYLSPEQARGGMANKKSDIYSIGIVMFELLTGRLPFSGESAVSIALKHLQSETPSLKRWNPQIPQSVENIVLKATAKDPFHRYDNVDEMEDDLRTALDSKRLNESKFVIPEDDEATKAIPIITNDRPYHNLDETIIRKDALDSMDQPSKDKPVKKKKKKWPVILTVLFLLILTAGIVMVTMGPDLFGPKDKEVPDVSGMEVEEAVAELMSAGFIIGDKKEISDEEIEEGNVIRTNPKAGKMIKEGNKIDLYISTGKEEIELSDYTDRAYDDVVKLLEGKGFKDIKKTEEHDDSEPGTILEQYPPGGESVVPEDTTLEFKVSMGPELVTLGDLKEYNQRNLDLYADTTGLVVESTEGFHDTIPAGLVISQKPEAGTQLPPGSKVSVVISKGPEPVPKEKTIEINVPYQPKEEGVPQELKIYMNDVNHTDEAPVDTIEITEDTMISLDFLIAPGKQGEYRILRDGEIFDSGSVDYPED
- the rsgA gene encoding ribosome small subunit-dependent GTPase A yields the protein MPEGKIIKALSGFYYVANEDGIVQCRGRGVFRKNKVTPLVGDEVVYQAENDTEGYILEVKDRKNELVRPPIANVDQAILVFSAVEPGFSTTLLDRFLVLVEYNHIEPLICITKMDLTNEEEKSRLEEYAEDYRKAGYEVIFTSSETSEGLEKLRPHIEGKISVFAGQSGVGKSSLLNAIRPDLELKTDDISSHLGRGKHTTRHVELITINNGLVADTPGFSSLEFTEIETEELNSCFPDIAEFSENCKFRGCLHMAEPKCGVKAAVESGILPEYRYEHYKDFLLEIKDRKPRY
- the rpe gene encoding ribulose-phosphate 3-epimerase produces the protein MVKIAPSILSADFARLGEEIKDVERGGADYIHVDVMDGHFVPNITIGSLIVEAIRPVTKLPLDVHLMIENPDQYIEAFAKAGADYITVHVEACRHLHRTIQLIKSTGVKAGVVLNPATPVDSLKHIIEDVDMVLLMSVNPGFGGQKFISSVLPKIRQVKELADSLNPDLEIEVDGGVNEETAKLVIEAGANVLVAGSAVFNKEDREAAIASLRP
- a CDS encoding thiamine diphosphokinase, which codes for MRINLVAGGPRYMIPDFHLYEEENVVWIGIDRGVFYLLEAGLNPAAAFGDFDSVSEGEMENIEKTVADLKKFKPEKDETDMELALNWALDQHPESITIFGATGGRLDHLMANIQLLVRPLEKDDFVHIQIIDTQNILYIKKPGCYTVNPNDDFKYISFLPITPSVSGLSLENFKYPLIDCHIPMGSTLCISNELIRGHGTFSFSEGILLVVRSKD
- the spoVM gene encoding stage V sporulation protein SpoVM, with protein sequence MRFYTIKLPRFLGGLVRAMLGAFKKD
- the rpmB gene encoding 50S ribosomal protein L28, with product MPRKCVVTGKSTRSGNARSHAMNANKRTWGANLQKVRILVDGKPKRVWVSARALRSGKVERV
- a CDS encoding Asp23/Gls24 family envelope stress response protein, whose translation is MSIELKTKYGQIDISNDVIATIAGGAAVDCYGIVGMASKNQIKDGLTDILRRENFTRGVIVRQENDEVHIDMYIIVSYGTKISEVAHNVQSKVKYTLDKTVGLAVDSVNIYVQGVRVTNP